A portion of the Avibacterium sp. 20-132 genome contains these proteins:
- the plsY gene encoding glycerol-3-phosphate 1-O-acyltransferase PlsY, giving the protein MSLFALFYIFCAYLLGSISSAILFCRLAGLPDPRTTGSHNPGATNVLRIGGRWAALAVLIFDILKGMLPVWAGYYLSLTQFQLGMVALAACLGHIFPLFFKFKGGKGVATAFGAIAPIGWGVDLWMLGTWLAVFLLTGYSSLSAVIAAITIPFYVWWYKPEFTFPVALVCCLLVYRHHDNIQRLWRGQEDKVWNKFKKKL; this is encoded by the coding sequence ATGAGCCTTTTCGCCCTTTTTTATATATTTTGTGCGTATTTGCTCGGTTCAATTTCGAGCGCCATTTTATTTTGTCGCCTTGCCGGCTTACCTGATCCTCGCACCACAGGCTCACACAATCCCGGTGCAACCAACGTGCTACGCATCGGCGGACGTTGGGCCGCCTTAGCGGTACTTATTTTTGACATTCTAAAAGGAATGCTTCCTGTATGGGCAGGTTATTATCTCAGTTTAACCCAATTCCAATTAGGTATGGTTGCATTGGCTGCCTGTTTAGGGCATATCTTCCCCTTATTCTTTAAATTTAAAGGTGGGAAAGGCGTCGCCACCGCATTTGGCGCCATTGCCCCTATTGGTTGGGGCGTGGATCTTTGGATGCTTGGCACGTGGCTTGCCGTCTTTTTACTCACGGGATATTCATCCTTAAGCGCGGTTATCGCTGCCATCACCATTCCTTTTTATGTATGGTGGTATAAACCCGAATTCACTTTTCCTGTCGCACTGGTCTGCTGCCTGCTCGTTTACCGCCACCACGACAATATCCAACGCCTATGGCGCGGTCAAGAAGACAAAGTCTGGAATAAATTTAAGAAAAAATTGTGA
- the folB gene encoding dihydroneopterin aldolase, giving the protein MIDRIFIEELVVFAQIGVYDWEQQIKQTLIFDVEMAWDCRQAAETDDVAYCLNYAEVSEFIINYVQSKPFFLIERVAYEVAQQLEQKYGLSWLKIKLSKPKAVAQARNVGVIVERGTR; this is encoded by the coding sequence ATGATAGATCGCATTTTTATTGAAGAATTGGTTGTTTTCGCTCAAATTGGCGTTTATGACTGGGAACAACAAATCAAACAAACGTTGATTTTTGATGTGGAAATGGCGTGGGATTGTCGTCAGGCAGCGGAGACCGATGATGTTGCCTATTGCCTAAATTATGCCGAAGTCAGCGAATTTATTATCAATTATGTACAATCTAAACCTTTTTTCTTAATTGAACGCGTCGCTTATGAAGTAGCGCAGCAGCTTGAACAAAAATACGGATTAAGCTGGTTAAAAATTAAATTAAGTAAGCCCAAAGCAGTGGCACAAGCACGCAATGTTGGCGTTATAGTGGAACGTGGAACAAGATGA
- a CDS encoding DMT family transporter has translation MNKPYYGYLCLILATLFWGGNYIFGKILSRDVDPIVLTYLRWFPAAVLLLLLFVKPVIAFVPSIQKTWKILTALSLLGIVIFPLFLYQGLQTTTALNASIYLAVVPIAVLLLNRLIFGDRIRPLMLAGAMVSFFGVFCLLSQGDPQTLVQFNVNKGDLWAIGSALSWAVYCCIIRLRPAELPNAVMLTLLVAIAMLCFTPVFLWKALTASEPIISQISPNHWAMIGYLVVGPSILSYAFWNYGINLVGGAKGAVFTNVTPLFAALLGISVLGEKLYWYHFISGALIVLGLLMCNRKG, from the coding sequence ATGAATAAACCGTATTATGGCTATCTTTGCTTAATTTTAGCCACGTTATTTTGGGGCGGAAATTATATCTTCGGCAAAATACTAAGCCGTGACGTTGATCCCATCGTACTGACTTATCTCCGTTGGTTTCCCGCCGCTGTGCTGTTATTATTGCTGTTTGTTAAACCTGTCATTGCTTTCGTTCCCTCAATTCAAAAAACGTGGAAAATTTTGACCGCACTTTCGTTACTCGGCATTGTGATCTTCCCTTTATTTCTTTATCAAGGCTTACAAACCACCACGGCACTTAACGCGAGTATTTATCTTGCCGTAGTCCCTATTGCGGTGCTATTGCTCAATCGCCTTATTTTTGGGGATAGAATTCGTCCTTTAATGCTTGCGGGGGCAATGGTAAGTTTCTTCGGTGTATTCTGTTTATTAAGCCAAGGCGATCCACAAACCTTAGTACAATTCAATGTGAATAAAGGGGATCTATGGGCGATTGGGTCGGCATTGAGCTGGGCTGTTTATTGTTGCATTATCCGCCTACGCCCAGCAGAGTTACCCAACGCGGTGATGCTTACCTTACTTGTTGCCATTGCAATGTTGTGCTTTACCCCTGTATTTCTATGGAAAGCCTTGACTGCCAGCGAACCGATTATCAGCCAAATTTCTCCAAACCATTGGGCAATGATCGGCTATTTAGTTGTCGGCCCTTCTATTTTGTCTTACGCCTTTTGGAACTACGGCATTAATCTCGTCGGAGGTGCGAAAGGCGCAGTGTTTACCAATGTTACCCCTTTATTCGCTGCTCTGCTTGGCATTAGCGTTTTGGGTGAAAAGCTCTATTGGTATCATTTCATCAGTGGAGCATTGATTGTGCTAGGGTTACTGATGTGTAATCGAAAGGGATAA
- a CDS encoding pyridoxal phosphate-dependent decarboxylase family protein has translation MVDFAKHKQSLLCNDPQSIADYEKNMATAISAVGNWLKNNKMYTGGSIKQLREEIAFQPSQQGFGLEKSLARLTELFLNKSLKVHHPHSLAHLHCPTMVASQVAEVFINATNQSMDSWDQSPAGSLMEVQLIEWLREKVGYAAGDAGVFTSGGTQSNLMGVLLARDACIAKHWKNAEGKEWSVQQDGLPAEALQRVKVLCSENAHFSVQKNMAMMGMGFQSVISVPCNENAQMDTTALANILSKLNAEGQLVACIVATAGTTDAGAIDPLQDIRQLADQYGAWLHVDAAWGGALLLSNDYRHWLNGLELADSVTLDFHKHFFQSISCGAFLLKEPQNYRFIDYKADYLNSEYDEEHGVPNLVAKSLQTTRRFDALKLWFTVEALGEELYGSMIDHGVKLTREVADYIKATKGLELLVEPQFASVLFRVNPANYPTEFIDNLNQNIADELFARGEANIGVTKVNGVQALKMTTLSPIATLENVQALLDQVLETADNIKEAIVAGNYVPAID, from the coding sequence ATGGTCGATTTCGCAAAACACAAACAATCCCTTCTTTGCAATGATCCACAATCTATCGCCGATTATGAAAAAAATATGGCAACGGCAATAAGTGCGGTAGGAAATTGGCTCAAAAATAATAAAATGTACACGGGGGGAAGTATTAAACAGCTCCGTGAAGAAATTGCTTTTCAGCCGTCGCAACAAGGTTTCGGATTAGAAAAATCCTTAGCACGCCTCACTGAATTATTCTTAAACAAAAGCCTAAAAGTGCATCATCCACATTCTTTGGCGCATTTACATTGCCCGACGATGGTGGCTAGCCAAGTCGCTGAAGTGTTTATTAATGCCACTAACCAATCTATGGACTCTTGGGATCAAAGCCCAGCAGGGTCATTAATGGAAGTGCAATTAATCGAATGGTTACGCGAAAAAGTGGGGTATGCCGCAGGTGATGCCGGTGTGTTCACTTCTGGTGGCACGCAATCGAATTTAATGGGCGTGTTATTAGCACGCGATGCTTGTATTGCTAAACATTGGAAAAATGCTGAAGGGAAGGAATGGTCTGTACAGCAAGATGGCTTACCCGCAGAAGCATTACAACGTGTAAAAGTGTTATGTTCAGAAAATGCCCACTTCTCTGTGCAAAAAAATATGGCAATGATGGGAATGGGCTTTCAATCTGTAATCAGTGTACCTTGTAATGAAAATGCACAAATGGATACAACGGCATTAGCCAATATCCTCAGTAAGCTCAACGCAGAAGGGCAATTAGTTGCCTGTATCGTGGCAACCGCTGGAACAACGGATGCAGGGGCGATTGACCCATTGCAAGACATTCGTCAGCTTGCAGATCAGTATGGAGCGTGGCTACACGTTGATGCGGCGTGGGGCGGTGCATTATTGCTTTCTAATGACTATCGTCATTGGCTAAACGGCTTAGAATTGGCGGATTCCGTTACCCTTGATTTCCACAAACACTTTTTCCAAAGTATTTCTTGTGGGGCATTCTTACTTAAAGAGCCACAAAACTACCGCTTCATTGATTACAAAGCAGACTACCTGAATTCAGAATACGATGAAGAACACGGTGTCCCTAACTTGGTAGCAAAATCCTTGCAAACAACACGCCGTTTTGATGCATTAAAATTATGGTTTACCGTAGAAGCCTTAGGGGAAGAACTTTATGGCTCAATGATTGACCACGGCGTGAAACTTACTCGTGAAGTGGCGGACTACATTAAGGCAACAAAAGGGCTAGAATTATTAGTTGAACCGCAATTCGCATCCGTGTTATTCCGCGTAAATCCAGCGAACTACCCTACGGAATTTATTGATAATCTCAATCAAAATATTGCCGACGAATTATTCGCTCGTGGCGAAGCCAATATTGGGGTAACCAAAGTTAATGGCGTACAAGCCTTAAAAATGACTACGCTTAGTCCCATCGCCACCTTGGAAAACGTACAAGCCTTACTTGATCAGGTGCTTGAAACCGCTGATAACATCAAAGAGGCCATCGTTGCAGGTAATTACGTGCCAGCGATTGATTAA
- a CDS encoding diaminobutyrate--2-oxoglutarate transaminase, translating to MTNTPVNPINNATNEYYLNRQNAMESNVRSYPRKLPLAIAKAQGCWVTDVEGNEYLDCLAGAGTLALGHNHPAVIQAIQDVLSSGLPLHTLDLTTPLKDAFTEELLSFFPKDQYRLQFCGPSGADGTEAAVKLAKTYTGRGNVIAFSGGYHGMTHGSLSMTGNLNAKNAVQNLMAGVQFMPYPHEYRCPLGLGGEAGVEALTYYFENFIEDVESGVVKPAAVILEAIQGEGGVVTAPVKWLQKIREVTKKHGIVLILDEVQAGFCRSGKMFAFEYAGIEPDIVVMSKAVGGSLPLAVLAIRKEFDAWQPAGHTGTFRGNQMAMATGYASLKIMREQNLAQNALERGDFLQTELKKLAQQFPCIGNVRGRGLMIGIEIVDERQAQDRIGAYPADGELAAAIQKACFNNKLLLERGGRGGNVVRILCPLIITQAESEELIKRFAQSVADALKAVRG from the coding sequence ATGACAAACACGCCTGTAAATCCAATCAACAACGCAACCAATGAATATTATCTCAACCGCCAAAATGCAATGGAATCGAATGTGCGTAGCTATCCACGCAAATTGCCATTAGCCATTGCCAAAGCACAAGGTTGTTGGGTAACGGATGTTGAAGGTAATGAATATCTTGATTGCTTAGCTGGTGCAGGAACATTAGCGCTTGGGCATAATCACCCTGCGGTGATCCAAGCGATTCAAGATGTATTAAGTAGCGGTTTACCGCTTCACACATTAGATTTAACCACGCCATTAAAAGACGCTTTTACTGAAGAACTGCTTTCTTTCTTCCCGAAAGATCAGTATCGTCTGCAATTCTGTGGCCCTTCTGGCGCAGATGGCACAGAGGCAGCAGTAAAACTTGCCAAAACCTACACTGGACGTGGTAATGTTATCGCATTTTCTGGTGGTTACCACGGAATGACCCACGGTTCACTTTCTATGACAGGGAACTTAAATGCGAAAAACGCTGTACAAAACTTAATGGCTGGCGTGCAATTTATGCCTTATCCGCACGAATACCGTTGTCCATTGGGTCTAGGTGGTGAAGCGGGTGTAGAAGCACTAACCTATTATTTTGAAAACTTTATTGAAGATGTAGAAAGCGGTGTGGTAAAACCTGCGGCAGTGATCCTTGAAGCGATTCAAGGGGAAGGCGGTGTGGTAACGGCGCCTGTGAAATGGTTACAAAAAATCCGTGAAGTAACGAAAAAACACGGTATTGTGTTAATCCTTGATGAAGTGCAAGCGGGTTTCTGCCGTTCAGGAAAAATGTTTGCCTTTGAATATGCCGGTATTGAACCTGATATCGTGGTAATGTCAAAAGCCGTAGGGGGCAGTTTGCCATTGGCAGTGCTTGCCATTCGTAAAGAATTTGATGCGTGGCAACCAGCAGGACATACAGGCACATTCCGCGGTAACCAAATGGCAATGGCGACGGGGTATGCGTCATTAAAAATTATGCGTGAGCAAAACTTAGCGCAAAATGCCTTAGAACGTGGTGATTTCTTACAAACTGAATTGAAAAAATTAGCACAACAATTCCCTTGTATCGGTAACGTGCGCGGACGTGGTTTAATGATCGGGATTGAGATCGTTGATGAACGTCAAGCGCAAGATCGCATTGGGGCATATCCAGCAGATGGTGAACTGGCTGCCGCAATTCAAAAAGCCTGCTTTAACAATAAGTTATTGCTAGAGCGTGGTGGTCGTGGTGGTAATGTCGTGCGTATTCTTTGCCCACTTATCATCACGCAAGCGGAAAGTGAAGAATTAATCAAACGCTTTGCTCAATCCGTAGCAGATGCCTTAAAAGCCGTGCGTGGCTAA